The genomic segment TAAACCGTAAGCTTATCTTCCTCAGAAAGCTCTTCCATGCCCAAAATCGCAATGATATCTTGAAGGGATTTATAACTTTGAAGAATTCCCTTCACCTTTTGTGCAACTTCGTAATGTTCTTGACCTAACACTTCCGGAGAAAGAATCTGTGCACTAGAAGCAAGCGCATCAACTGCAGGATATATACCGGCTTCAGCAACTTGTCTTGACAGAACAGTTGTAGAATCTAGGTGAGCAAAAGAGGTAGCCGGAGCCGGGTCGGTAATGTCATCAGCAGGAACATATATTGCCTGAACAGAAGTAATAGAACCGTTTTTAGTGGAGGTAATACGCTCCTGAAGCCTTCCCATATCCGTTGCAAGGGTTGGCTGATAGCCTACCGCCGACGGGATTCTTCCCAACAAAGTAGAAAGTTCTGCGCCCGCTTGAGTGAATCTAAAGATATTATCCACAAAGAAAAGCACATCCTGCCCCTCTTTGTCACGAAAATATTCAGCCATGGTAAGAGCACTCATAGCAACCTTCGCACGTGCACCAGGAGGCTCGTTCATCTGACCATAAACCAGGACAACCTTAGATTTCTCAGGATGTTCCTTGTCGATCACCCCAGACTCAACCATTTCGCTGTAAAGATCATTCCCCTCTCTGGTTCGCTCACCAACACCTGCAAAGACTGAGAAACCTCCATAGGCCTTAGCGATATTGTTGATAAGTTCCATAATAAGGACAGTCTTTCCAACTCCTGCACCACCAAAGAGACCAACCTTACCTCCCTTGGAATAGGGTGCAAGTAGGTCGATTACTTTGATCCCCGTCTCCAAAATTTCAGAGGAGGTACTCTGCATATCAAACCTAGGAGGCTCTGCATATATCGAAGAAACTTTATTAGGTTCTGGTACAGGGCCACCACCATCTATGATTTCCCCAACTACATTAAAGATTCGCCCAAGAGTCTGTCTACCGACTGGCACACAGATCGGTTTCCCAGTATCTTTAACGACTTTATCTCTTGTCAAACCATCCGTCGAATCCATTGCTACAGCGCGGACTATTCCATCTCCCAATTGCTGTGCAACTTCTAAGTATAGGATCTTTCCATTATTGTCACAGGTAAGAGCATTCTCTATTTTTGGCAATGTGCCGTCTTCGAACTTTACATCAACTGTCGGACCAACGACTCGAACTATTTTTCCTATACTTACTGGCATCAAAAGACTTACTCAGAGATCACTCAGGATCACATTGTAAAGTATACACAAACTTTTTCAAATCCCTGTGACACACAGCAACTTTGCACAAAATCCAACAGACCAGACAAAAACAGTCATTCGAAAAGCACAAGCTCCTCTACTTCTTAAATGTTTGACAACGCACACGAATCACACCTGCACCACCATTCTGTTGCACCTTATCAGGACTACCAGGCTTACCCTGAACACAGTATTCGGCTGGACAACCACCTCTGCCATATTTCGCACTTTTCTTACATCCAACCCACTGTTTATCAGGGTGCAAGCCCGCTTGTGCTAACGCATTTTTCTGTTCTTCATTTTCGTGCTCGAGCACTGTACATACGGCTTCTTCTGGTGCGGTGTAAGATGGTTGACGCGTTTTTAGATCATAATACGGAACAGACGAAAGACACTGAGAAAGCGCCATTTTTCCGGCAATAGACGGCTTATATATTTTATTTACAAACCTGTCTTCAAATTCACTACCAAACCGATTAAATGCATCTTTCTCAGGTGCATCAGTCTGCCGCGCCTTACCACCACGTGCAGCTATCAAAATGCTGCAGTGCTCTTTTAGATACTTCTGACTGTAATGATCTGCTTTCAAACACCCAGAATCACTATCGACAGAAGAACCTGAATCACATTTTTCGTCCTTATCACCGTCTACACGCTCGTTATAGTGCTTTTC from the Neorickettsia sennetsu str. Miyayama genome contains:
- the atpD gene encoding F0F1 ATP synthase subunit beta, with the translated sequence MPVSIGKIVRVVGPTVDVKFEDGTLPKIENALTCDNNGKILYLEVAQQLGDGIVRAVAMDSTDGLTRDKVVKDTGKPICVPVGRQTLGRIFNVVGEIIDGGGPVPEPNKVSSIYAEPPRFDMQSTSSEILETGIKVIDLLAPYSKGGKVGLFGGAGVGKTVLIMELINNIAKAYGGFSVFAGVGERTREGNDLYSEMVESGVIDKEHPEKSKVVLVYGQMNEPPGARAKVAMSALTMAEYFRDKEGQDVLFFVDNIFRFTQAGAELSTLLGRIPSAVGYQPTLATDMGRLQERITSTKNGSITSVQAIYVPADDITDPAPATSFAHLDSTTVLSRQVAEAGIYPAVDALASSAQILSPEVLGQEHYEVAQKVKGILQSYKSLQDIIAILGMEELSEEDKLTVYRARKIEKFLSQPFHVAEVFTGQPGKFVSLKDTIAGFKELVEGKCDDMPEAAFYMVGNMNEAREKAISLREK